GGCCTCCCCACCTCAGAACAATAGTGGCAGCAGGTATGGTCCTATGGGGTGCATCCGTGGGCttgtccccctccccccaggggctggggagggggcgggaATACCCGGAGGCGAGAGGGTGGGGGGGAGCGGGGGCAGGCGGCAGTTCGGGTGCAAGGTGGGGAGGGGACGTGGCAGTGGGGGAGCGAGGTGGCAATGGGGTGGGGTCCAAGGTTGATGCCTGTCTCCCGGCAGTTCTCCTGTCTTCAACTTCCGTCACCCGCTCCTGTCACCTGGCGGCCCCCAGTCCCCACTCCGAGGATCCACAGGTGAGGAATGGGGGCAGCTTCTACATGAGGGACTCACCCCCAGAGACTGCCCCAGTTGACCTTATGTCTTCTCAATGACCCCTCCAGTGGCCCCGCCCTGGGTCTCGCTGTCACCCCAAGGTGACCCCCGAGACTTCCCCTGTGGCTCCTCAGCATCCCTTAATGATACCAAGGGGCCCCCGGGACCCATTTCTGGAAACTTCTCATCTGACTAGACACATAATGACCCATCAGTGACTCATCTGGTGACCTTGCAGAGGACGCTGACCTCACCCAGGGCCCCAGTGACCCCACAGTGATCATTtgcccctccccaggctccctgaAGTCCTCTCCGTCCATGTCCCACATGGAGGCCCTTGGCAAGGCCTGGAACCGCCAGCTCAGGTGAGCACATCTCAAGGGCCTGGCGCCAGTGGAGGAGGCTGGGCGGGGCAGGGCGGAGGCCGGTCTGGGGGCTGACCCCTCCCTCTGGCCGCCAGCCGTCCCCTCTCCCAGGCTGTGTCGTTCAGCACCCCCTTTGGCCTGGACAGCGACGTGGATGTTGTCATGGGAGACCCCGTCTTGCTCCGCTCCGTCAGCTCGGATAGTCTCGGTCCCCCGCGTCCCGTGCCGGCCCGGACGCCCTCCCAGCCGCCCCCGGAGCCTGGCGACCTGCCCACCATCGAGGAGGCCTTGCAGATCATCCACAGTGCCGAGCCCCGGCTGCTCCCGGACGGGGCCGCCGACGGCAGCTTCTACCTCCACTCCCCGGAGGGGCTCTCCAAACCGCCGCTGGCCCCCTCCTACCTGCCCGAGGGGGCCTCGAAACCACTGTCTGATGGGCCTGCCAAAGCGCCCGTCTACGTGTCCCACCCAGAGGCCCCCTCAAAACCATCTCCCTGCCCATCAGGGGAGGTGTTGAAACTACCAGCCCCATCCGAGGGGTCTCCGAAGGCAGTGGCTTCATCCCCCGCAGCCACCAACTCTGAGGTGAAGATGACCAGTTTTGCTGAACGCAAGAAGCAGCTGGtgaaggctgaggctgaggccgGAGCAGGGTCCCCCACGTCCACTCCAGCAGCACCTGAGGCCCTGAGCTCAGAGATGAGTGAGCTGGGAGCCCGGCTGGAAGAGAAGCGCCGAGCCATAGAGGCCCAAAAGCGGCGCATTGAGGCCATCTTTGCCAAGCACCGCCAGCGGCTGGGCAAGAGCGCCTTTCTACAGGTGCAGCCGCGGGAGGCcgcaggggaggctgaggctgaggctgaggccgAGGCCGAGGCTGAGGCCGAGGCCGAGCCAGGCTTGGCCCCTGGTGGTGAGCGGCCAGCAGGTGAGGGCCAGGGTGAGCCATCCTCACGGCCTAAGTCAGTGACCTTCTCCCCAGAGCTGGGCCCAGTGCCCCCAGAGGGCCTGGGGGACTACAACCGAGCAGTCAGCAAGCTGAGTGCTGCGTTGAGCTCGCTGCAGCGGGACATGCAGAGGCTCACGGACCAGCAGCAGCGGCTTCTGGCCCCCCAGGAAGCCCCTGGACCTGCCCCACAACCTGCTGCGTGGGTCATTCCTGGCCCCACAGCGGGGCCCAAAgctgcctcccccagccctgcccggCGTGCTCCCGCTGCTCGTCGCAGTCCGGGGCCTGGCCCCAGCCCGGCACCTCGCAGCCCCAAACACGCCCGGCCAGCGGAGCTGCGCCTGGCACCCCTGACCAGGGTGCTCACCCCGCCACACGACGTGGACAGCCTCCCTCATCTGCGCAAGTTCTCACCAAGCCAGGTGCCTGTACAGACGCGTTCCTCCATCCTCCTGGCGGAGGGGACACCTCCCGAGGAGCCCTCGGCCAGGCCTGGCCTCATCGAGATCCCCCTGGCTAGCCTGGGAGAGCCTGCTGCCgaggaggagggagatgggaGCCCCCCTGGGGCCGAGGACTCCTTAGAGGAAGAAGCATCTTCCGAGGGAGAGCCTCGGGCTGGCCTTGGCTTCTTCTATAAGGTGAGTCACAGAGGGGACGGGGGAACAGAATGGCTGGGCCAGGAAGTGAGGACACATCTGGGGTGTGTGGGGCCTGGAAGAGGCGGGTGGATAGTTGGACAGACAGACAGGGCATTACTAATGGATGGGTGGGAAGATGGGTAAATAGAGGGGTTGGACAGATGCATGGATAGGTTGTATGGGTGGATAGAAGGGTGGATAGCCAGGTATGAGTGGTCAGATGGGGCTGGGTTGCCAGATAGACACATgaatggggtgggtggggagacAGAGACTAGATGGTAGACAGATGGACAGGTAGTCGGTGGGTAGGTGAAGGATGGGTGGGTGATGGGCACATGGGCAGGAGTGGGTAGGTGGACAGACAGGGCGAGGTCTTCCATGGCACCTCTTCCCAGTGACCAGTTCCTCTCTGTGATCCTGTCCTGTGCTCTTCCTCTTCATGGCCCCTGCTTCCTGGACCATTGTGGTAGCCAGTGCGGTCACCTCCTGACCCATCTCTGCTACCTCCTTCCAATCCCACTCACTTTCCACTGAGCATTCAGCAATTTTGGCTCTTAGGATAAAAGTCCTCCCCACGACTTTGGGCTCTGCTCACCTCTGACCGTGTCCTCTGCCATTCCCTGTGAGCTGTGCATCCCAGCCACATCATCCTCACACCTCTGCTGGGCTTGTTctggcctcagggcctttgcacttgctttCTCTGAAAGGCTCTTCTCACCCATCACCCCTGCCCAGTTAAGCCCTTGTCATTCCCAGGGGTGCTTCTCCCAGGAAGCCTCCTCAGTGCTCCCAGGGTAGGATAGGCCTCTCCCTGCAGTGTAGACTTGCAGGGCCCCATTCCCTCCTCCTCGAGGTATTCACCTGCCTGGTGCTCCTTGTCTTCTCCGTTGGGTTAAGCACTTGGCGCGAGCAGTGCCACAGTCCTGCCCATCCCTCTGATACCTAGCGTAGGGCAGTGTAAAGTAGGCAGTTAAATCCTTTTAGTGCGTTTATAAAAGATGGATGAGTGGCTGGCCAGCTGGGTCAGTGGAGACGAGATTCCAGCCACGGCGGGGGAGGACTGGCCAGCTGGACTGTGTCTTCTCCCAGGATGAAGACAAGCCCGAGGATGAGATGGCTCAAAAGCGGGCCAGCCTCCTAGAGCGGCAGCAGCGGCGAGCAGAGGAGGCCCGGAGACGCAAACAGTGGCAGGAGGCTGAGAAGGAGCAGCGGAGGGAGGAGTCTGTGAGGTGAGGCTGGGCCCGGCTGGGGGACCCCTGCCTTTGGTTTTCCTGTCCCCAGGGACCCCGAGCCGTTTTGACTGCTGGCTTCCCCTCCTCTGCAGACTGGCCCAGGAGGCCCCTGGCCCCGCCCCTGCAGCACCCACGGCTCCTGTGGCCCCAGTGGCCACCCAGATCCCCGCTTCCCGGGCCCCAGCTGAGGAGGAGGTGGGCCCCCGGCGAGGGGACTTCACGAGACTTGAGTATGAACGCCGGGCCCAGCTAAAGCTGATGGATGACCTTGATAAGGTGCTGCGGCCCCGGGCCACGGGGACCGGGGGGCCGGGTCGGGGCGGGCGGAGGGCCCCCCGGCCACGCTCTGGTTGCTGCGATGACTCGGCCCTGGCACGAAGCCCAGCCCGCGGCCTGCTGGGTGAGGACACTGTGGGGGTGGGGCCTGCCCAGGGCCCTTTCTGGGGCTCTCTGGGGGAGGCCCCATGGATATGTGGGAGGGGGTCTGTAGGGGTGCTGGGCAGGGGTGGGCATGAGTGGTAAGGCCCCCAAGGGGGTTGACCCTGCCTTTGGGAGGATACAGGGGGGCAAGGCCTTCCCTCCGTGGCTGGTGAGGCCCTCTTGGGGGTGTTGGGCAAAGCCCCCTCACTGCGGGGGTGTGGGAGGCCAGAGctgggggctgcagagggctggGGTCTTGGCAGGGCTGGCCTGCCTACACCCCGCAGCTGCTGGGTCAGGTAGATGAGGGGGCTTCAGGTGGGGCTGACCTGTGGGGTCTCTTCCCAGGCTCCAGGCTCAGCAAGATCTACTCTCAGTCCACCCTGTCCCTGTCCACTGTGGCCAACGAGGCCCCCAATCACCTCGGTGTGAAGAGGCCCACGTCACGGTGAGCTCTGGTGGGGTGACTGCCCAAGCTTGTGGGTGTGTGCACCCCCCATGCCTGGAGTGGGGCGTGGCCTGGGTGTGGATGCCCCCCGGGACAGAGGCACGCTTGCGCAGTGAGGCTGGGGCTGCCTGCGTCTGGCCCAGGGCCCTGGAGCCTGCGGTGCCTAGGGATGAGCACGGATCGGGCCAGCCCGTGTCAGTATCCGTGTCCTCTGCGGTGTGCTAGGCTCGTCTCTGCTAACACCTCACTCCTTCCACCCCTTTGCTGCTGCAGGGCGCCGTCCCCATCTGGCCTCATGTCCCCCAGCCGCCTGCCCGGAAGCCGAGAACGCGACTGGGAGAATGGCAGCAATGCCTCCTCCCCGGCGTCGGTGCCCGAGTACACAGGTGAGCGTGGCCCCAGGCAAGGTGTGAGCAGCAGGCTCCTCCTGGCCCCTGGTTGCCCCTGCTGACCTCCTCCCTCCAGGTCCAAGGCTGTACAAGGAGCCCAGCGCCAAGTCCAACAAGTTCATCATCCACAACGCCCTGTCGCATTGCTGCCTGGCGGGCAAGGTGAACGAGCCGCAGAAGAACCGCATTCTTGAGGTGAGCCTGCACCTGCCCAGCTGCCAGGCAGGGGAGGGGTCAGTGGTCCCACCTGGCTGGCTCACGGCTCTCACCACCCACTAGGAAATTGAGAAGAGCAAGGCCAACCACTTCCTGATCCTCTTCCGTGACTCGAGCTGCCAGTTCCGGGCGCTCTACACGTTGTCTGGGGAGACGGAGGAGCTGTCTCGGCTGGCGGGCTATGGCCCCCGAACTGTCACCCCCGCCATGGTGGAAGGCATCTACAAGTACAACTCAGACCGCAAGCGCTTCACTCAGATTCCCGCCAAGACCATGTCTATGAGCGTGGACGCCTTCACCATCCAGGGCCATCTCTGGCAGAGCAAGAAGCCCACCACTCCCAAGAAGGGCGGCAGCACCCCCAAATAGCCCCACCCTGGGTGTGCCCGGGCTGGGCCCCTGAGCTTTGGCCGCCGCCCCCTGGAGGACAGTTGGTCAGTATTCCTGGGTCCTGTCTCCGACCTTGTCTGGGTGGGGCTGGAGTCCTCACCCCCTAACTTTTGAGTCTGGTCCTACTGTGGGGACTGAGCTGGGAGGTTCAGGGACTCAGGGCTCAGCTCAGTCCCCTTGTCTGTCCTCCCCACCTTcttgaataaaataatgtaaagagaAGCTGAGCCTTGTCACCTCCCCGAGGTTGGCTGGGTCTCGGTCTCCTGCTCTCTTGAACTAATTCTAGTTTGTCTCTTCTGTCCCCTAGATGGCCCCAACACCCCTCCTCCTAGGGTGTTCAGTGGCCTTTCAGCTGATATCTTGGTGCAGGAGGCTCATGACCAGCTCCTCTCCCGGGGCCTCCTCCGCTTCCCCATTTTCCTCCTGTGTGGCTGTTGTTATTGGCCTTTCCTGCATTTGGTCCAGGGCCAACTTCCAACTCCTCCTGTCCTCTCGCCTCCCCCTGGAGCCAGCCTGCCTGGTTTCTGTGCTGTCGATGCCTGAGGGCCAGGGCCTCTGTGCTGCCCTCCCGAGCCCTGCATCTTAGGATCCAGTTGCCTTCCTGGCATCGCACTAGCCGTCTCAGGTGCAGGCTCGTGTGGCTACCCGGGTCGAGCAGGGCCTGGCTTCCCTGCCACTGCCCAGTCCTGGGCAGCTCACCGCCTAAAGTGCTCTCTGGCCCCATGACCACCCCGAGTCCAATCCAACAGCCTGGACCTCCTCACGTCCCCAGCTGCCTCCTGCCCACACAGCATCTTGTGTGACCTGCTAAAGCAGAAATCGGATTATGTCCCCTGATGCCTAAAACCCCTTAATAGCTTAGAGCCTGCTTGTGGCTTCCCAGAGCTTAGGACTAAGGACCACACCCCGGACATGGCCTGGCTCCTTGCCAGGGACAGAAGCACCTTGCTAATAAGTCCACAGGGCTGGGCCAGAGCCCCCTGCCCCACACCCCACAGCTCAGGACTGTGGAGAGAGCCCCAGGACAGTCCTGGTGAGCAGGCGTTGGTGAGACCTGGGAAGTGGGGGTCAGGTGCTCCCAGGCTCTGGGCTCCAGGAGGCATCTGGGAAGCCCTGACTGGAGGCCTCAGGTGGTAGTGGGACTGGCCATGCAGCGTCCAGAACTGGCTCTGCAGGGTGAGGGCAGGGTGTCTATCTGGCCTGGGGCCCGGCTGCCCCACCTCCCTCACCAGCCAATcagggcccagggccagggcGCTCCTGAACTGGCAACTCTTGAAGCACCTAGTGGCAAGGAGAAGGCACAGACTGTGACATAAAAATAGACTGTATTGTGGGGGGTTTGCGGGAGGGGTCAGTCTTCCTTCAGGCTCCCAAACACAGCGGCTGGAACGCTCTGCTGCTCCAGCCGAACCTCTgtgggaaaggagggagagagggggttACTCCCCTGGAGGGGTTCCGGCCCCGGGCCTGCCCACTACTTGGGTGGTCACTGACCGTTGGGCTCCAAGTCCATCTCGTCCTCGTCCTCATCTTCACCCAGCTGGATCTCCTCGGGATTGGCTTGCTGAGCCAGCTCTGCCAGCTCCTCTCGAGACGCGTCACTCCTGGGAGAGTGGCCATGCTGCTTCAGCAGGGGGCCTCACCAGCCTCCCCCGTGCCTTCCCTTGCCCAGCACAGCTGGCTCCTGTCCTGCCCAGGTCCTCACCTCACAAAAAGAATCTTGCTCTGGGCCCGTGGGGGCTGGTCCCGCTCAGCCTCGGCCGCGAGCTGCTCTGCCCGCTGCTCCAGCAGCTTCATGTCATCCATGCCGCTCTGCCCAGGGGCCAGGTCAGACACTGGAGGGACAGGGGTTCAGACACTCAGTGGTTCTCCCTCAGGCATGTCACACACCCAAGGTCCCCAAGGAGTTCCCAGTGGAGGCGAGGAAGGCCAGGTTGAGCTCTCAGTGCTCCCAGGCCCACAAGGTCAAGGCTGGACGGTGGTACGCTGAGAGCAAGGTGCAGACATGGCCACGGCAGGGGAGTGATGGAGCTGCTCACCTGTGCCTGTCGCACTGCCCGACACCTTGAGCATCTGCGAGGCCATGAAGTTGACCTGTGTGTTATATGTGGCCTGCACACTGCGACGGATCCGCAGCATCTCCCTGATGGTGTCCTCGTTGCCGTGCCGAACTTCAAAGTCCTTCCACGTTTGCCAGAATGCCCCAGTGGTCTGTGGCGGTGGGAGGAGGGATTGGGCAAGGGGACAGGGGTGCATGTATGAGCCAGCTGCTGGGCTGCACCTCCTCAGTGCCTGTTCCTCCATCCCTGCTGGCCCCAGACCTACCCGGGGGTCACATATCTGGGAGCAGAAGCTGTAGATGGCCCTGGCGCGGTCAATCTCGCCGAGTTTGCACTCCATGTCTGCAAACCGCAGGCACATCTCCCGCGCATGCTCATCTGACAGCACCTGGGCGCCGGGAAATCAAGAAGGCAGGCATGAGGCAGAGGGGGCTTGGAGGGATCCCAACACTGTCACCAACAGATTGGGATTCCAGAATGAGGTGTGGGCCCCCAGCCCCCACGTGCAGGATCTTCCTGCCTACCAGGCGCCCCTCATCCACTCAGGGACCCCTGCTGGCGGGTACCTCAATGGCCTTCTGGTAGATGCCACGGGTATGGGTGACACCGTAGATCTCAGCAGCCCTCTTGATGTAGATGTTGAACATGTCATACTGCTGAGCGGGTTCCACAGCCCTGGTGGCACGATCATACACAGCCATGGCATGCCGGGCCAGGCCCCACTCCTCTTCCAGCTGCGCATACAGTAGGTACAGGGCTGCATGATGGGAGGAGAGGGTCAGTAGCCCAGCCCGCCACACCTCCCCAGGCACCAGGGAGTCCACAGCCTCCTCACTTTTAGCGTATTTGGGTGGGCAGCCATCCAGCGCCTGCTCAAAGAGGTCCCGTGCCCGCTCCAGCTTGCGGCCTCCGTAGCGGGCGATGAATTTGGTCAGGTAGGTGCTCCAGATGTCAGACACATTGGGCCACTTGAACAGGGAGATGCCACGCTCGTAGGCCTGTTTCAGGGGAGCAAGTGTAGGAGTGTGCAGGGGGTTGACCACCCTGTCACCCTCAGGTGGTCCTGGGAGGAGGCTGCCAAGTCTCCCTCAGGCTCAGCAAACAGGCCCCTGCCGTCCACTTCACAGCCTGCCTACATACATGCGCTGCCCTGTCTCCCTCAACGCACTGCAGGGATCTAAGGATAAAGAAGTGACAGGtctcagggctggggacgtggctcaagccgtagctgggtcaaacggtagcgcgctcgcctggcaggtgcggggcgctgggttcaatcctcagcaccgcataaaaaataaaaaagatgttgtgtccactggggggaaaaaaaaaacagtggcagGTCTCAATATGGTGTCTGTCACCTCTTAGGTGACATTATAGGTGAGGTAGAGGTGGTTCCTGACCTCTGCAGACATTGGTGCCCAGGGTGCCCTCCCATCTGTCTGCTGATGGGCTTCCCAATCACTCTGCCGGTGGAGTGGGGCCTCACACACATGGACACGTAAGAACCCCCCACCTATAACCTGTCCCCTGAGCAATGGAAGGACAGCCACATACTGCTAGCAACATCCTGCCCCATGTACTTGGAGGCAGGACTGCCTGTTAGACGCTGAACTGTGGCCTCCCACATGACCATGCTGACATTCTAACACCCAGAACCTCAGAACACAAGCCTGTTTGGAGATGAAGGCACTAAGTTCAAATGAGCTGTTAGAGTGGCCCTGATCTACTGTGGACTAGTGTTCTTGTAAAAGATgaggctgggtgtagtggtgcacatctgtactgccagctactcaggaggctgaggcagaaggaccacaagtttgaggccagtctcagcaacttagtaaaatccgtctcaaaaaaaaaaattaattaaaaaagggCTCGGtgggtagctcagtagtaaattgtccctgggctcaatcctcagtaccaaaaacagaaGTGAACAGTACACAAATGCACACAGAGGGCTGACACATGAGGCACAGGGAGAGAAGGCATCTCTAAGCTGAGGTGAGAGGCCCCAGAGGCACCAACCCTGCCACACCTCCAGCCTACACCTTGAGAGTAAAGCTGCTGTTCCGAGTCCCCTACTCTGGGACACTCAGTCACCACAGTGACAGCTGAGCACACACACCATGCCCCCCACACTAGGAGCAGCCAGTCTGGGACCTCCATGTCCGTGTGCCCTCACCTTGAAGCTCTCCTCAAAGTACTTGTGTTCCTCCAGGAACATGGCGTAGTTGATGACGATCTGAGGCGTGGCTATGCGCAGGTCCAGGATACGGTCGTACACAGCCTTAGTGGACTGTGGGGAGAGGCAGGGGTTGGGGCATGCTCCAGGCTGGGCAGTCCCCACCGCTCTCCCCACGGCAGCTGACCTGGAAGGTGCCCAGGCTCTCCTCCAGGTCGGCCAGCATCGACCACACCTTCAGGGACTTGTACACGCGGTTCTGCACGGGCTCTGAGCCATCAAAGTACTCAGCCCTGCGTGCGGGCAGCGCTGTCGCCTTCTGCAAGGGAGATGGCAGCAGTGGGAGGGGCACTCAGGGGTTGTCCTGCCCACTGCACCCACCGGTGACCTGCGCCTCTCCTCACCCGCAGCAGCCGCAGGGCTTCATCATAGTTCTCGTGCCGGAGCTCCAGTTCCCCGCACTGGCACCACACACTTGCCAGGTCATCCACCTGCTTAAAGTTCACCTTGGTGGCCTTCTCCAAGATGATGCGGGCCTGTCAGGGACAGGCAGAGGACAGGCTGGGACCCTTCAATCTCACCACCCCACCATGAGAGTGCACGTGCAAGTGTACCCACAGATGAGGCTGTGCTCACACCCGCTCACACGTGCACACCAGTATGGCACTTACGTCGTCCAGCTGCCCGTTGTCCTCATAAAACTTGGCAAATGCGACCCACAGAGTGTGGGGCTTGCCTGTAGCCTTGAAGGGGTCCACCGTCTGCACGGCTTCCGTATAGGTGTTGATGATCTGGGGCAAGAGAGTCAACCAGGCTGCTGGGGCGGGCCCTATAGGTGAGGGTGGGGCGGGCTGGGGCCAGGGAGTCAGTACATACCTCCCGAGGGCGGCCCTGGTGCAGGGCCACACGCTTGTGCCACTCATGGACGTGGTGTGGGTTCTGGCGCAGCAGGACACTATTGAGGAGCAGGGGCCGCCGGCTGATGAGCTGCTCAAAGCGAGCCAGGCGCAGCTCCAGGTCCACGTCATCTGGGAACCACAGAGGCGGTCACAAGGGCCGGGGAGGTGGGGGTGTGGGCCTTGCTGCTTGGCCTCCTGGCCCCTTCCAGCCCCCAGCCAAGCAACCGCCTTGGCTCCAGCCCCAGTCCCTCAGGAAGCTTCTCCTCCCTGCACCAGTCCTCCAGCTCCCCTGCTCTGCCAGGCTCTGACCTGAGCCTGGGCAGTGCATCCAGCCCTTGTTGCTCCAGGACCCCCAACACCTCTAaccaccctccctcccccatctctcccCACATGCCCCTGGCTGAGCCTCCTGAAGATGTCCCCATGTGAGACCCACTCACTGCCTGCCCTGGCCAATCAGAATtgccctctcccccaccctccaggtcCACCCAATTCTCAGTGTCTCCAGCAAAGGCTGCTGCAGggctcaccctcctcctcccgccccagctCTGAGGCAGTCTCCATCTTGGCAGCAATCATGCTTTCCTCAAATTGGGCATAGCTGTCAAACACTTGTGTGAAGTCCCGCACGGTCATCACAGTGCGGATG
This is a stretch of genomic DNA from Ictidomys tridecemlineatus isolate mIctTri1 chromosome 2, mIctTri1.hap1, whole genome shotgun sequence. It encodes these proteins:
- the Camsap3 gene encoding calmodulin-regulated spectrin-associated protein 3 isoform X10, yielding MVEAAPAGPGPLRRTFLVPEIKSLDQYDFSRAKAAASLAWVLRAAFGGAEHVPPELWEPFYTDQYAQEHVKPPVTRLLLSAELYCRAWRQALPQLETPPSPSALLALLARRGTVPALPERPVREADLRHQPILMGAHLAVIDALMVAFSFEWTKTLPGPLALTSLEHKLLFWVDTTVRRLQEKTEQEAAQRASPAAPADGAAPVQPSCPTRWYWKLVPIRYRKDRAVARRAPCFPTVTSLQDLASGAALAATIHCYCPQLLRLEEVCLKDPMSVADSLYNLQLVQDFCASRLPRGCPLSLEDLLYVPPPLKVNLVVLLAEMFMCFEVLKPDFVQAKDLPDGHAASPRGTEASPPQNNSGSSSPVFNFRHPLLSPGGPQSPLRGSTGSLKSSPSMSHMEALGKAWNRQLSDVDVVMGDPVLLRSVSSDSLGPPRPVPARTPSQPPPEPGDLPTIEEALQIIHSAEPRLLPDGAADGSFYLHSPEGLSKPPLAPSYLPEGASKPLSDGPAKAPVYVSHPEAPSKPSPCPSGEVLKLPAPSEGSPKAVASSPAATNSEVKMTSFAERKKQLVKAEAEAGAGSPTSTPAAPEALSSEMSELGARLEEKRRAIEAQKRRIEAIFAKHRQRLGKSAFLQVQPREAAGEAEAEAEAEAEAEAEAEPGLAPGGERPAGEGQGEPSSRPKSVTFSPELGPVPPEGLGDYNRAVSKLSAALSSLQRDMQRLTDQQQRLLAPQEAPGPAPQPAAWVIPGPTAGPKAASPSPARRAPAARRSPGPGPSPAPRSPKHARPAELRLAPLTRVLTPPHDVDSLPHLRKFSPSQVPVQTRSSILLAEGTPPEEPSARPGLIEIPLASLGEPAAEEEGDGSPPGAEDSLEEEASSEGEPRAGLGFFYKDEDKPEDEMAQKRASLLERQQRRAEEARRRKQWQEAEKEQRREESVRLAQEAPGPAPAAPTAPVAPVATQIPASRAPAEEEVGPRRGDFTRLEYERRAQLKLMDDLDKVLRPRATGTGGPGRGGRRAPRPRSGCCDDSALARSPARGLLGSRLSKIYSQSTLSLSTVANEAPNHLGVKRPTSRAPSPSGLMSPSRLPGSRERDWENGSNASSPASVPEYTGPRLYKEPSAKSNKFIIHNALSHCCLAGKVNEPQKNRILEEIEKSKANHFLILFRDSSCQFRALYTLSGETEELSRLAGYGPRTVTPAMVEGIYKYNSDRKRFTQIPAKTMSMSVDAFTIQGHLWQSKKPTTPKKGGSTPK
- the Camsap3 gene encoding calmodulin-regulated spectrin-associated protein 3 isoform X9, whose protein sequence is MVEAAPAGPGPLRRTFLVPEIKSLDQYDFSRAKAAASLAWVLRAAFGGAEHVPPELWEPFYTDQYAQEHVKPPVTRLLLSAELYCRAWRQALPQLETPPSPSALLALLARRGTVPALPERPVREADLRHQPILMGAHLAVIDALMVAFSFEWTKTLPGPLALTSLEHKLLFWVDTTVRRLQEKTEQEAAQRASPAAPADGAAPVQPSIRYRKDRAVARRAPCFPTVTSLQDLASGAALAATIHCYCPQLLRLEEVCLKDPMSVADSLYNLQLVQDFCASRLPRGCPLSLEDLLYVPPPLKVNLVVLLAEMFMCFEVLKPDFVQAKDLPDGHAASPRGTEASPPQNNSGSSSPVFNFRHPLLSPGGPQSPLRGSTGSLKSSPSMSHMEALGKAWNRQLSRPLSQAVSFSTPFGLDSDVDVVMGDPVLLRSVSSDSLGPPRPVPARTPSQPPPEPGDLPTIEEALQIIHSAEPRLLPDGAADGSFYLHSPEGLSKPPLAPSYLPEGASKPLSDGPAKAPVYVSHPEAPSKPSPCPSGEVLKLPAPSEGSPKAVASSPAATNSEVKMTSFAERKKQLVKAEAEAGAGSPTSTPAAPEALSSEMSELGARLEEKRRAIEAQKRRIEAIFAKHRQRLGKSAFLQVQPREAAGEAEAEAEAEAEAEAEAEPGLAPGGERPAGEGQGEPSSRPKSVTFSPELGPVPPEGLGDYNRAVSKLSAALSSLQRDMQRLTDQQQRLLAPQEAPGPAPQPAAWVIPGPTAGPKAASPSPARRAPAARRSPGPGPSPAPRSPKHARPAELRLAPLTRVLTPPHDVDSLPHLRKFSPSQVPVQTRSSILLAEGTPPEEPSARPGLIEIPLASLGEPAAEEEGDGSPPGAEDSLEEEASSEGEPRAGLGFFYKDEDKPEDEMAQKRASLLERQQRRAEEARRRKQWQEAEKEQRREESVRLAQEAPGPAPAAPTAPVAPVATQIPASRAPAEEEVGPRRGDFTRLEYERRAQLKLMDDLDKVLRPRATGTGGPGRGGRRAPRPRSGCCDDSALARSPARGLLGSRLSKIYSQSTLSLSTVANEAPNHLGVKRPTSRAPSPSGLMSPSRLPGSRERDWENGSNASSPASVPEYTGPRLYKEPSAKSNKFIIHNALSHCCLAGKVNEPQKNRILEEIEKSKANHFLILFRDSSCQFRALYTLSGETEELSRLAGYGPRTVTPAMVEGIYKYNSDRKRFTQIPAKTMSMSVDAFTIQGHLWQSKKPTTPKKGGSTPK
- the Camsap3 gene encoding calmodulin-regulated spectrin-associated protein 3 isoform X6, which codes for MVEAAPAGPGPLRRTFLVPEIKSLDQYDFSRAKAAASLAWVLRAAFGGAEHVPPELWEPFYTDQYAQEHVKPPVTRLLLSAELYCRAWRQALPQLETPPSPSALLALLARRGTVPALPERPVREADLRHQPILMPLPPQGAHLAVIDALMVAFSFEWTKTLPGPLALTSLEHKLLFWVDTTVRRLQEKTEQEAAQRASPAAPADGAAPVQPSCPTRWYWKLVPHAIAFCLKESGNKPPMIRYRKDRAVARRAPCFPTVTSLQDLASGAALAATIHCYCPQLLRLEEVCLKDPMSVADSLYNLQLVQDFCASRLPRGCPLSLEDLLYVPPPLKVNLVVLLAEMFMCFEVLKPDFVQAKDLPDGHAASPRGTEASPPQNNSGSSSPVFNFRHPLLSPGGPQSPLRGSTGSLKSSPSMSHMEALGKAWNRQLSDVDVVMGDPVLLRSVSSDSLGPPRPVPARTPSQPPPEPGDLPTIEEALQIIHSAEPRLLPDGAADGSFYLHSPEGLSKPPLAPSYLPEGASKPLSDGPAKAPVYVSHPEAPSKPSPCPSGEVLKLPAPSEGSPKAVASSPAATNSEVKMTSFAERKKQLVKAEAEAGAGSPTSTPAAPEALSSEMSELGARLEEKRRAIEAQKRRIEAIFAKHRQRLGKSAFLQVQPREAAGEAEAEAEAEAEAEAEAEPGLAPGGERPAGEGQGEPSSRPKSVTFSPELGPVPPEGLGDYNRAVSKLSAALSSLQRDMQRLTDQQQRLLAPQEAPGPAPQPAAWVIPGPTAGPKAASPSPARRAPAARRSPGPGPSPAPRSPKHARPAELRLAPLTRVLTPPHDVDSLPHLRKFSPSQVPVQTRSSILLAEGTPPEEPSARPGLIEIPLASLGEPAAEEEGDGSPPGAEDSLEEEASSEGEPRAGLGFFYKDEDKPEDEMAQKRASLLERQQRRAEEARRRKQWQEAEKEQRREESVRLAQEAPGPAPAAPTAPVAPVATQIPASRAPAEEEVGPRRGDFTRLEYERRAQLKLMDDLDKVLRPRATGTGGPGRGGRRAPRPRSGCCDDSALARSPARGLLGSRLSKIYSQSTLSLSTVANEAPNHLGVKRPTSRAPSPSGLMSPSRLPGSRERDWENGSNASSPASVPEYTGPRLYKEPSAKSNKFIIHNALSHCCLAGKVNEPQKNRILEEIEKSKANHFLILFRDSSCQFRALYTLSGETEELSRLAGYGPRTVTPAMVEGIYKYNSDRKRFTQIPAKTMSMSVDAFTIQGHLWQSKKPTTPKKGGSTPK